Proteins from a genomic interval of Oceanidesulfovibrio indonesiensis:
- a CDS encoding phosphatase PAP2 family protein encodes MEQTTEWVMGLGLLAVVFVLHVFVWRIYKLCRRHLPWLFRFGRHGRIGRLVDRADGLLGKWPPLQRFVHARFDTSEPTGLPLTIAVLAAIYLALLLGDTVEELFEADELLALDRWVQNLFQNVRSGWVVSLFTWFTRFGDSQALVAVAAVATGFLWALGRGFAVLPLWVVVLGANATTWIGKYAVARTRPEFVTEITAATPSFPSGHATGAMALYGFVAFLVARELTEPRQRFEVGFWSSVLILMVGASRIVLSVHFLSDVLAGFLVGGVWILVGFALYEYRRLDRRGDGARRADHASGKRSACS; translated from the coding sequence GTGGAACAAACCACTGAATGGGTCATGGGCCTTGGACTTCTGGCCGTGGTGTTTGTGCTCCATGTGTTCGTCTGGCGCATCTACAAGTTGTGCAGGCGCCACCTGCCATGGCTGTTCAGGTTTGGCCGTCATGGACGCATAGGGCGGCTCGTGGATCGCGCGGACGGCTTGCTCGGCAAATGGCCTCCGCTGCAGCGGTTCGTTCACGCCAGGTTCGATACGTCCGAACCGACAGGGTTGCCGCTGACCATCGCCGTGCTGGCCGCCATCTACCTGGCCCTGCTTCTGGGCGATACGGTGGAGGAGTTGTTCGAGGCCGATGAGCTGCTTGCGCTGGATCGCTGGGTGCAGAACCTGTTCCAGAACGTGCGATCCGGCTGGGTCGTCAGCCTGTTCACATGGTTCACGAGGTTCGGGGACAGTCAGGCCCTCGTCGCCGTGGCGGCGGTGGCCACTGGGTTTCTCTGGGCTCTGGGCCGTGGATTCGCGGTGCTGCCGCTCTGGGTGGTCGTGCTGGGCGCCAACGCCACCACATGGATAGGCAAATACGCCGTCGCCAGGACCCGTCCGGAGTTCGTCACGGAGATTACCGCGGCCACGCCGTCCTTTCCCAGCGGTCACGCCACCGGAGCCATGGCGCTCTATGGGTTCGTCGCCTTTCTCGTGGCCCGCGAGCTGACGGAGCCCAGGCAGCGGTTCGAAGTGGGTTTCTGGAGCAGCGTGCTCATCCTGATGGTGGGTGCCAGCCGTATAGTGCTGAGCGTACACTTTCTGAGCGATGTGCTCGCGGGCTTTCTGGTAGGCGGAGTCTGGATTCTCGTTGGCTTTGCGCTGTACGAGTACCGCCGGCTAGATCGAAGGGGCGATGGAGCGCGACGCGCGGACCATGCCTCAGGAAAAAGATCGGCATGTTCCTGA
- a CDS encoding catalase, whose product MKKNDRKPTTTDAGIPVASDEYSLTVGPDGPVLLQDHYLLEQMANFNREQIPERQPHAKGSGAFGYFEVTQDVSAYTKAAVFQPGVKTDTLIRFSTVAGERGTPDTWRDPRGFALKFYTTEGNYDMVGNNTPVFFVRDPMKFQHFIHSQKRRADNGLRDHDMQWDFWTLSPETAHQVTWLMGDRGIPKTWRHMNGYSSHAYMWVNKDGERFWVRYHFKTDQGIECLTQEEADRIAGEDADYHRRDLFNAIKEGNYPTWTLKVQIMPFEEAETYRFNPFDLTKVWPHADYPPQEVGRLTLNRNPTDFHTEIEQAAFEPNNLVPGIGPSPDKMLLARLFSYADAHRARLGVNYKQIPVNRPKSPVHSYSKGGVMRVENTSDPVYAPNSKGGPAADGERYPEDAVWNASGDFIRAAYTKRKDDDDFVQANALVNKVMDDAQRDRLVSNVVGHLKKGVSEPVLLRALEYWRNIDKTIGDRIAKGVGYE is encoded by the coding sequence ATGAAGAAGAATGACCGAAAGCCCACAACGACCGATGCCGGTATTCCTGTAGCCAGCGACGAATATTCGCTCACCGTAGGACCGGACGGTCCCGTACTGCTCCAGGATCATTACCTGCTCGAGCAGATGGCCAACTTCAACCGGGAGCAGATTCCGGAGCGCCAACCCCACGCCAAGGGGTCCGGCGCATTCGGGTATTTCGAGGTGACTCAGGATGTGAGCGCCTACACCAAGGCCGCGGTGTTCCAGCCCGGCGTCAAGACAGACACGCTCATTCGCTTTTCCACCGTGGCCGGCGAGCGAGGCACTCCGGATACCTGGCGCGATCCTCGGGGGTTCGCGCTCAAGTTCTACACCACGGAAGGCAACTATGACATGGTGGGCAACAACACACCGGTGTTTTTCGTGCGCGATCCCATGAAGTTCCAGCATTTCATCCATTCTCAGAAGCGTCGTGCAGACAACGGCCTGCGCGACCATGACATGCAGTGGGATTTCTGGACGCTCTCGCCCGAAACCGCGCACCAGGTGACGTGGCTGATGGGCGACCGCGGAATTCCCAAGACCTGGCGACACATGAACGGCTACTCCAGCCACGCATATATGTGGGTCAACAAGGACGGTGAGCGTTTCTGGGTGCGATACCACTTCAAGACCGACCAGGGCATCGAGTGCCTCACGCAGGAGGAAGCCGACCGGATAGCCGGCGAGGATGCCGACTACCACCGCCGGGATCTCTTCAATGCGATCAAGGAAGGCAACTACCCCACATGGACGCTCAAGGTGCAGATCATGCCCTTCGAGGAGGCCGAGACCTATCGGTTCAACCCGTTCGATCTGACCAAAGTGTGGCCGCACGCGGACTATCCGCCGCAGGAGGTGGGCCGCTTGACTCTGAACCGCAATCCCACAGACTTCCACACAGAGATCGAACAGGCGGCGTTCGAGCCGAACAACCTCGTCCCCGGCATCGGCCCCAGCCCGGACAAGATGCTGCTCGCACGGTTGTTCTCCTATGCGGACGCGCACCGCGCCCGTCTGGGCGTCAATTACAAGCAGATCCCGGTGAATCGTCCCAAATCGCCCGTGCACAGCTACAGCAAGGGCGGCGTGATGCGCGTGGAGAATACATCCGACCCTGTGTATGCACCCAACTCCAAGGGCGGGCCGGCTGCCGACGGCGAGCGGTATCCAGAGGACGCGGTCTGGAACGCCAGCGGCGATTTCATTCGCGCCGCCTACACCAAGCGCAAGGATGACGACGACTTCGTCCAGGCCAATGCGTTGGTCAACAAGGTCATGGACGACGCGCAGCGCGACCGTCTGGTGTCCAACGTGGTGGGGCATCTCAAGAAGGGCGTCTCCGAACCGGTGCTGCTGCGCGCTCTCGAGTATTGGCGCAACATCGACAAGACCATCGGCGACCGCATCGCCAAGGGCGTAGGCTACGAATAG